A region of Ornithorhynchus anatinus isolate Pmale09 chromosome 5, mOrnAna1.pri.v4, whole genome shotgun sequence DNA encodes the following proteins:
- the LOC120638395 gene encoding protein capicua homolog, translating into MKPVKRAGGPGGNTNGGGKGPPGPRTKAQKRRAAGEPGRQQEPERQQRRTEAAEAEEEAAAAAAQEEEEEEEEEEEEEEEQEEEKERRGRGGAREERVPEPPPASPALPPGPAVAPGEAAPGPPVGAAAKGDGGEPEPEPEPGRWEPALSRKTATFKARAPKKKHVEEPGGGSGPEDPPGPPEEGGPGAPPASARSSSTDTASEHSADLEEEPPEPGGGGGAPPPDPPRPPGPAGEGEGGDGGDGGPRPWPAQRVLARRDGLFLPAVVRQVRRSQDLGVQFAGDRTLTYFEGALGAGGGGGGVDVVPDAPPPPGSLAVGTPVCTCVEAGATAYREGVVVEVGAKPAAYKVRLGRGPPAPGPPPARGEEAVWVARSSLRLLRAPWGPAEKKAAPGTPRGEGAAPPARARTPLTAAQQKYKKGDVVCTPNGIRKKFNGKQWRRLCSRDGCMKESQRRGYCSRHLSMRTKEMEGRAEGGTAEFDWGDETSRESEASSVAPRGDSRPRLVAPADLSRFEFDECEAAVMLVSLGSSRSGTPSFSPVSTQSPFSPAPSPSPSPLFGFRPANFSPINASPVIQRSTARSRHLSASTPKAGVLTPPELGPHPPPPGPRERHSSGILPTFQTNLTFTVPMSPGRRKPDLLPHAGGLGGPGGAGGHPDFQKGEGPDPGADSVAHAPAPSAPAGFRAVSPAGPFPRSRQPSPPLLLLPPPAGLTSDPGPSVRRVPAVQQRDSPVIVRNPDVPLPSKFAAEAAGGEPRAGGVSPAGPAAVAQAGPAFGLASSPFQPVAFHPSPTALLPVLVPSGYSGHPAPKKEVIMGRPGTAGSGGRLERRGTVVCALGGGVLSPRSGGGAPVPPVGRDPGGCQATAAAAAAPASRRPVPPPPPPPQAGRGRGRAADGGVVLPPPGRRAHRPLRRCPGPGVSGGRSRGSGRPGVVGQSRSPPPLSPGSREGQRHVGPEDGAHRRPPVSREPRDKSRPGPGPRGAAGQASRVRPAGPAGPPPPPSPAAPQPVLLMAPLAAARRISGVWLPLPPAAAAAAAAGAARPQAAGLGPAAPGPPRPPPPGGGSSRAALPPPSRAPPAGGAGKSPR; encoded by the exons ATGAAGCCGGTGAAGAGAGCGGGCGGCCCCGGCGGCAACACCAACGGCGGCGGAaagggccccccgggcccccggaccAAGGCCCAGAAGCGGCGAGCGGCGGGCGAGCCGGGCAGGCAGCAGGAGCCCGAGCGGCAGCAGCGACGAACGGAGGCCGCGGAAGCtgaggaggaggcggccgccgcggccgcccaggaggaggaggaggaggaagaggaggaggaggaggaggaggaggagcaggaagaagagaaggagcggAGGGGCCGCGGGGGCGCACGGGAGGAGCGGGTGCCGGAgccgccgccggcctccccggccctgcccccgggaCCCGCCGTCGCCCCGGGagaggcggccccgggcccgccggtgGGCGCCGCCGCCAAGGGCGACGgcggggagccggagccggagcccgagCCGGGCCGCTGGGAGCCGGCCCTCAGCCGCAAGACGGCCACCTTCAAGGCCCGCGCCCCCAAGAAGAAACACGTGGAAGAGCCCGGCGGGGGCAGCGGGCCCGaggaccccccgggacccccggaggAGGGCGGCCCCGGCGCCCCGCCGGCCTCGGCCCGCTCGTCCTCCACCGACACGGCCAGCGAGCACTCGGCCGACCTGGAGGAGGAGCCCCCGgagcccggcggcgggggcggcgcccccccgcccgacccgccccggccccccgggcccgccggcgagggcgagggcggggacgggggcgacgGCGGCCCGCGGCCCTGGCCGGCCCAGCGGGTGCTGGCCCGGCGGGACGGGCTCTTCCTGCCCGCCGTGGTGAGGCAGGTGAGGCGCAGCCAGGACCTGGGCGTCCAGTTCGCGGGGGACCGGACCCTCACGTACTTCGAGGGGGCgctgggggccggcggcggcggcggcggcgtggaCGTGGTCCCggacgccccgcccccgccggggagcCTGGCCGTGGGCACGCCCGTGTGCACGTGCGTGGAGGCGGGGGCCACGGCCTACCGGgaaggggtggtggtggaggtgggcgCCAAGCCGGCCGCCTACAAGGTCCGCCTGggccggggccccccggcccccggcccgcccccggcccgcggcgAGGAGGCCGTCTGGGTGGCCCGCTCCAGCCTGCGCCTCCTGCGGGCCCCGTGGGGCCCCGCCGAGAAGAAGGCGGCCCCGGGCACCccccggggggag GGggcggcgcccccggcccgggcccgcaccCCGCTGACGGCCGCCCAGCAGAAGTACAAGAAGGGGGACGTGGTGTGCACGCCCAACGGCATCCGCAAGAAGTTCAACGGCAAGCAGTGGCGGCGGCTCTGCTCGCGCGACGGCTGCATGAAGGAGTCCCAGCGGCGCGGTTACTGCTCCCGCCACCTGTCCATGCGCACCAAGGAGATGGAGGGCCGGGCCGAGGGCGggac CGCCGAGTTCGACTGGGGCGACGAGACGTCGCGGGAGAGCGAGGCGAGCAGCGTGGCCCCCCGCGGGGACTCCCGGCCCCGGCTGGTCGCGCCCGCCGACCTGTCGCGCTTCGAGTTCGACGAGTGCGAGGCGGCCGTCATGCTGGTGTCCCTGGGCAGCTCGCGCTCGGGCACGCCCTCCTTCTCGCCCGTGTCCACCCAGTCCCCCTTCTCGCCCGCCCCGTCGCCCTCGCCCTCGCCGCTCTTCGGCTTCCGCCCGGCCAACTTCAGCCCCATCAACGCCTCGCCGGTCATCCAGCGCTCGACCGCCCGCAGCCGCCACCTGAGCGCCAGCACGCCCAAGGCCGGGGTGCTCACCCCGCCCGAGCTGGGCCCgcacccgccgccccccggcccccgcgagcGCCATTCGTCGggcatcctccccaccttccagacCAACCTGACCTTCACCGTGCCCATGAGCCCCGGCCGGCGCAAGCCGGACCTGCTCCCCCACGCCGGGGgcctgggcgggccggggggcgccggCGGCCACCCGGACTTCCAGAAGGGCGAGGGCCCGGACCCCGGCGCCGACTCGGTCGcccacgcccccgccccctccgcgcccgCCGGCTTCCGGGCCGTGTCGCCCGCCGGCCCGTTCCCCCGCTCCCGCCAGCCGtccccgccgctgctgctgctgcccccgcCGGCCGGCCTGACCTCCGACCCCGGGCCCTCGGTGCGGCGCGTGCCCGCCGTGCAGCAGCGGGACTCGCCCGTCATCGTCCGCAACCCCGACGTGCCCCTGCCCTCCAAGTTCGCCGCCGAGGCCGCCGGGGgcgagccccgggccggggg CGTGTCCCCCGCCGGCCCGGCTGCCGTGGCCCAGGCGGGGCCCGCCTTCGGcctggcctcctcccccttccagcccgtGGCCTTCCACCCGTCGCCCACCGCCCTGCTGCCCGTCCTCGTGCCCAGCGGCTACTCCGGCCACCCCGCccccaagaaggaggtcatcatgGGCCGCCCCGGGACAG CAGGAAGCGGGGGCCGCCTGGAGAGGAGGGGCACCGTGGTGTgcgcgttgggggggggggtcctctcccCTCGATCCGGGGGCGGTGCACCTGTGCCCCCGGTGGGCAGAGATCCGGGCGGCTGCCaagccaccgccgccgccgccgccgcccctgccAGCCGCCGGCCggtccccccgccgccgccgccgccccag GCGGGGCGCGGGCGCGGGCGCGCGGCGGACGGAGGGGTCGTGCTGCCCCCTCCTGGCCGCCGGGCGCATCGCCCCTTGCGGCGCTGCCCCGGCCCGGGGGTCTCGGGGGGGCGGTCTCGGGGGTCCGGGCGTCCCGGGGTCGTAGGGCAGAGCCGGAGCCCGCCGCCCCTCAGCCCCGGGAGCCGGGAAGGCCAGCGGCACGTGGGCCCCGAGGACGGGGCCCACCGAAGGCCGCCGGTGTCGAGGGAGCCACGGGACAagtcccggcccgggcccgggccccggggggcagcCGGGCAGGCGTCCCGCGTGCGCCCCGCCGGTCCCGCcggtcccccgccgccccccagtcccgccgccccccagcccgTTCTGTTAATGGCTCCATTAGCGGCCGCGAGGCGCATTAGCGGCGTCTGGCTCCCATTaccgccggcggcggcggcggcggctgctgctggagCCGCTCGACCGCAGGCGGCTGGACTCGGGCCCGCTGCccccggacccccccgccccccacccccaggaggggGCTCCAGTcgggccgccctcccccccccatcccgggcGCCCCCTGCAGGCGGGGCTGGCAAGTCCCCGCGGTGA